AGATCTACACCCACGTCGCGAGAGAACGACTTCGTCGGCTCTACGACGAGAAGCACCCGAGGGCATAGAAGGAATTAGGAATTAGGAATTAGGAATTAGGAATTGTGAATTCTGAATTAGGAATTCCCCACCACCCCCCCCTGGAACCCGGAAGCTCGGGCAAGTGGGCGGTTCTCCGAATTCCGAATTCCGAATTCCGAATTCGACTCTGGTCAATCTCAGTCTTCGCGATTCTGCTCGCAATCTTACCCTCGGTCTCGAGCGCAAAACTAGCGGTGTTCGTCGATGGTCGCGTGCTCAAGGTCGACGACGCCCGCCTCGAGGGTTCCGAGATCGTTCTCGATCTCAAGGGTGGAGGATCTCTTCGGGTGTCCGCTGTGCGCGTCGATCGTGTGATCGCCGACGAGGTCGAGGAACCCAGTGCCGAGCCGGAGTTCGGCGAGCCCGATTGTCCCCCTACCTGGAACGACCAGTCACTTCCGGATCACCTCGCCTTTCGTACGGCCATCACCGAGGCCTCACGTGCCGCCGATTTGGATCCCTGGCTGGTGGCCTCGATCGTTCAGGCCGAATCGGCCTTCGATCCACGGGCGGTGTCACGGGCGGGTGCATCCGGGCTGATGCAGCTGATGCCTTCGGCAGTGGCGGATCACCGGGTACGCGACGTCTTCGATCCGGAGGAAAACCTACGCGGAGGCACCGAGCACCTCAGGCTGATGCTCGACCGATTCAAATCGATTCCTCTCGCCCTCGCGGCCTACAACGCCGGCGCGAGCACCGTCGAGCGCTACGAGGGCATTCCTCCATACAAGGAGACTCGGGACTACGTCCGCCGGGTG
The DNA window shown above is from Acidobacteriota bacterium and carries:
- a CDS encoding lytic transglycosylase domain-containing protein, with amino-acid sequence MLKVDDARLEGSEIVLDLKGGGSLRVSAVRVDRVIADEVEEPSAEPEFGEPDCPPTWNDQSLPDHLAFRTAITEASRAADLDPWLVASIVQAESAFDPRAVSRAGASGLMQLMPSAVADHRVRDVFDPEENLRGGTEHLRLMLDRFKSIPLALAAYNAGASTVERYEGIPPYKETRDYVRRVIALFCPEE